The Arctopsyche grandis isolate Sample6627 chromosome 5, ASM5162203v2, whole genome shotgun sequence genome includes a window with the following:
- the Gprk2 gene encoding G protein-coupled receptor kinase 2, whose protein sequence is MELENIVANTVYLKAREGGSDSNKGKSKKWRKILQFPHISQCIELKNRIDIRYGYVVDQQPIGRLLFRHFCEKVQLQYHRYINFLDAVERYELEHDESRMESANEVTEKFLKQTYEEDATIVDVLDKSLIECCKEKVMEDAPKDVFSSCVRAVKSFLAGDPFQEFQMSMYFLRYLQWKWLEAQAVTYKTFRMYRVLGKGGFGEVCACQVRATGKMYACKKLEKKRIKKRKGEAMVLIEKQILQKINSRFVVSLAYAYETKDALCLVLTIMNGGDLKFHIYNMGGPSPGLDINRARFYAAEVVCGLEHLHLQGIVYRDCKPENILLDDAGHVRISDLGLAVDIPEGEMVRGRVGTVGYMAPEVIDNEKYAFSPDWFSFGCLLYEMIEGQAPFRARKEKVKREEVDRRVKDDQEKYSSKFCEGGRSLCQQLLAKRWQQRLGCRAGRRGAAHVKTHPFFRSVNWRRLEAGMIEAPFIPDPHAVYAKDVLDIEQFSTVKGVNLDATDDTFYSKFNTGSVSIPWQTEMIETECFSELNPFGEIDALTPDLVIEREPVEEYKGCFPFKRKKKISARMRQVPFPEELLTCPQASVMEVDPPS, encoded by the exons GAGGGTCCGATAGTAACAAAGGCAAGAGTAAAAAATGGAGAAAAATCTTGCAGTTTCCACACATATCACAATGTATAGAATTAAAAAACAGAAtag ATATTCGATACGGCTACGTGGTAGATCAGCAACCAATTGGAAGACTGTTATTCCGCCACTTTTGCGAGAAAGTTCAACTGCAATATCATCGATACATCAATTTTCTTGATGCA GTTGAACGTTATGAATTGGAGCACGACGAGTCCCGGATGGAGTCTGCCAATGAAGTTACCGAAAAGTTCCTGAAACAAACCTACGAAGAAGATGCTACCATCGTCGACGTATTGGATAAAAGCCTCATCGAGTGCTGCAAGGAAAAAGTCATGG AAGATGCACCCAAAGACGTGTTCTCTTCTTGCGTACGAGCAGTAAAATCGTTTTTAGCCGGCGACCCATTCCAAGAGTTCCAAATGTCTATGTATTTTCTACGGTATTTACAGTGGAAGTGGTTGGAAGCTCAAGCGGTCACGTACAAGACCTTTCGCATGTATCGGGTGTTGGGCAAAGGCGGGTTCGGCGAAGTGTGTGCATGTCAA GTCCGTGCCACCGGAAAAATGTACGCATGCAAAAAATTAGAAAAGAAACGCATTAAGAAAAGGAAAGGAGAGGCGATGGTGCTGATAGAGAAACAAATACTTCAAAAGATTAATTCCAGATTCGTCGTTAGCTTAGCTTATGCTTACGAGACCAAGGATGCTTTATGTCTAGTTCTTACGATAATGAATG GTGGCGATCTCAAGTTTCACATTTACAACATGGGCGGACCCTCCCCCGGTTTGGATATAAATAGGGCGAGATTCTACGCCGCTGAAGTCGTGTGCGGCCTGGAGCATTTACATCTCCAAGGGATCGTCTATCG GGATTGCAAGCCTGAGAATATCTTATTGGACGATGCTGGTCATGTGCGCATCAGCGATTTGGGCTTGGCTGTTGACATTCCTGAAGGTGAAATGGTCCGCGGAAGAGTCGGCACTGTAGGCTATATGG CTCCTGAAGTAATCGATAATGAAAAGTATGCATTTTCACCGGATTGGTTTTCTTTTGGTTGTCTTTTGTATGAAATGATTGAAGGACAAGCTCCTTTTAGGGCTAGAAAAGAGAAAGTTAAACGAGAAGAAGTCGATCGCAGAGTTAAG GACGATCAAGAGAAATATTCCAGTAAATTTTGCGAAGGTGGAAGATCATTATGCCAACAATTACTTGCAAAAAGGTGGCAGCAAAGGTTAGGCTGTCGCGCTGGTCGACGGGGTGCAGCTCACGTTAAAACCCATCCATTTTTTAG ATCTGTAAATTGGAGGCGACTAGAAGCTGGAATGATTGAGGCTCCGTTTATACCtgat CCTCATGCCGTGTATGCCAAGGACGTGCTCGATATTGAACAGTTCAGTACCGTGAAAGGGGTAAATCTCGACGCCACTGATGATACGTTTTATTCGAAGTTCAATACGGGTTCTGTGTCTATACCGTGGCAGACTGAAATGATAGAGACAGAATGTTTCAGTGAATTGAATCCGTTTGGAGAAATTGATGCTTTGACGCCTGATTTAGTCATAGAGCGTGAACCCGTTGAAGAATATAAAGGATGTTTTCCGTTTAAAAGAAAG aaaaaaatatctgcTAGAATGCGTCAAGTGCCGTTCCCCGAAGAGTTATTAACGTGTCCGCAGGCGTCCGTAATGGAAGTGGATCCACCCAGCTGA